In Amaranthus tricolor cultivar Red isolate AtriRed21 chromosome 3, ASM2621246v1, whole genome shotgun sequence, a single window of DNA contains:
- the LOC130808626 gene encoding homeobox-leucine zipper protein ATHB-40-like translates to MQGEDDSIGLTPHFYSELYTQMAPQQGDELKRRRRRKNKKEENNSAAKKRKLSEEQVNMLEMNFGCEHKLESERKDRLASELGLDPRQVAVWFQNRRTRWKNKKLEQEYSKLRDEHENLVVEKCRLETEVLSLKDKLNDAKKEIDKLVIKRSSASASASAISSSTTDNISSNSPSSSLTMDHHILAQQQFGLGMVGCCFDSMFYGLPDTSVDWVVDLYM, encoded by the exons ATGCAAGGAGAAGATGATTCAATAGGCTTAACTCCTCATTTTTACTCCGAATTATACACCCAAATGGCTCCACAACAAG GAGATGAGCTGAAACGACGTAGGAGAAGAAAGAAtaagaaagaagaaaataattcGGCAGCGAAGAAGAGGAAGCTAAGTGAAGAgcaagtaaatatgttagaaatGAACTTCGGTTGTGAACACAAACTCGAATCGGAACGCAAAGATCGGCTTGCCTCGGAGCTAGGTTTAGATCCGAGGCAAGTCGCGGTCTGGTTCCAAAACCGAAGGACGCGTTGGAAGAATAAGAAATTAGAGCAGGAGTATTCTAAATTGAGGGATGAACATGAGAACCTTGTGGTGGAAAAGTGTCGTCTGGAAACTGAG GTATTAAGTTTAAAAGATAAACTCAATGATGCAAAGAAGGAAATTGATAAACTAGTAATTAAAAGATCATCAGCATCAGCATCGGCATCAGCAatatcatcatcaacaacagATAATATATCAAGTAACAGTCCAAGTTCTTCACTAACAATGGATCATCACATTCTTGCCCAACAACAATTTGGTCTTGGAATGGTAGGATGTTGCTTTGATAGTATGTTCTACGGCCTTCCTGATACTAGCGTTGATTGGGTCGTTGATCTTTATATGTGA